In a single window of the Hippoglossus hippoglossus isolate fHipHip1 chromosome 7, fHipHip1.pri, whole genome shotgun sequence genome:
- the rbm39b gene encoding RNA-binding protein 39b isoform X1, producing MADDFDVEAMLEAPYRKDEIKSSHANGHDDQNKKKRRSRSRSRSPGSKKRRSRSKDKKKGKKRSRSRERKRSRSRERHRSGSRSKERSGRYRARKSPIRKRSKSRSPFKKEKSPISNTTSKFDVAQMRDYQENQKTHRQPIDNLTPEERDARTVFCMQLAARIRARDLEDFFSAVGKVRDVRMISDRNSRRSKGIAYIEFVDSSSVPLAIGLTGQRLLGVPIIVQASQAEKNRAAAAANNLQKGSSGPMRLYVGSLHFNITEEMLRGIFEPFGKIEGIQLMMDSETGRSKGYGFISFADAECAKKALEQLNGFELAGRPMKVGHVTERSDSSTASSFLDNDELERTGIDLGTTGRLQLMARLAEGTGLKIPPAAQQALQMTGSIPFGNMSSQQSVPTPASNQALNLPSQPLATHCLQLSNLFNPQAENDPTWATEIQDDVIEECNKHGGIVHIYVDKNSTQGNVYVKCPSIPAAMATVNALHGRWFAGKMITAAYVPLPTYHNLFPDSVTAKQLLMPTRR from the exons ATGGCTGATGATTTTGACGTTGAGGCCATGCTGGAGGCTCCATACAGAAAG GATGAGATCAAGTCCTCTCATGCAAATGGCCATGATGACCAGAATAAAAA GAAAAGGAGGAGCAGAAGTAGGAGCCGGAGCCCAGGCTCtaagaaaagaagaagcagaagcaaagacaaaaagaagggTAAGAAGAGGAGCCGGAGCCGAGAAAGAAAACGAAGCCGCAGCAGAGAGCGCCATCGCAGCGGCTCCCGGAGCAAGGAACGATCTGGCCGTTACAGAGCACGAAAGAGCCCCAT TCGCAAACGTTCCAAAAGTCGGAGCCCcttcaaaaaggaaaagagtcCCATCAG CAATACCACCAGCAAGTTTGATGTAGCTCAGATGCGTGATTATCAAGAAAATCAAAAGACTCACAG GCAACCAATTGACAATCTAACACCTGAGGAGCGGGATGCACGCACAGTTTTCTGTATGCAGCTCGCTGCCAGAATCAGAGCTCGGGACCTGGAAGACTTTTTCTCAGCTGTCGGAAAA GTCAGAGACGTGAGAATGATCTCAGACAGAAACTCAAGGAGGTCAAAGGGCATCGCATACATCGAGTTTGTGGACTCCTCTTCTGTGCCTCTGGCGATCGGACTGACCGGCCAGAGGCTTTTAGGAGTTCCCATCATCGTCCAGGCCTCTCAG gcagagaaaaacagagctgcagCGGCTGCTAACAATTTACAGAAGGGCAGTTCAGGTCCGATGCGGCTGTACGTGGGCTCGCTGCATTTCAACATCACCGAAGAAATGCTTCGAGGGATCTTTGAGCCCTTTGGAAAG attGAGGGAATCCAGCTCATGATGGACAGTGAGACTGGACGATCCAAAGGATATGGCTTCATATCG TTTGCAGATGCAGAATGTGCAAAAAAGGCCCTGGAGCAGCTGAACGGCTTCGAGCTGGCCGGGCGTCCGATGAAGGTGGGGCATGTGACGGAGCGCTCAGACTCCTCGACGGCCAGTTCCTTCCTGGACAACGACGAACTAGAGAGGACCGGCATCGACCTGGGCACCACCGGGCGTTTACAGCTAATGGCTCGACTAGCAGaag GAACTGGTCTGAAGATCCCCCCCGCTGCTCAGCAGGCTCTGCAGATGACTGGGTCCATACCGTTTGGAAACATGTCTTCTCAACAAT CTGTCCCAACTCCAGCTTCAAACCAAGCCTTGAACCTCCCATCACAGCCGCTGGCCACACACTGCCTCCAGCTGTCCAACCTGTTCAACCCACAAGC GGAAAACGATCCCACCTGGGCCACTGAGATCCAAGACGATGTGATCGAGGAGTGCAACAAACACGGAGGAATAGTTCACATTTATGTGGATAAGAACTCAACTCAA GGTAATGTGTATGTGAAGTGTCCCTCGATACCAGCAGCGATGGCAACTGTAAATGCACTTCATGGACGCTGGTTTGCAG GCAAAATGATAACAGCTGCCTACGTTCCCTTACCCACCTACCACAACCTTTTCCCTGATTCCGTAACGGCGAAGCAGCTTCTTATGCCGACACGTCGATAG
- the rbm39b gene encoding RNA-binding protein 39b isoform X3 — MADDFDVEAMLEAPYRKDEIKSSHANGHDDQNKKKRRSRSRSRSPGSKKRRSRSKDKKKGKKRSRSRERKRSRSRERHRSGSRSKERSGRYRARKSPIRKRSKSRSPFKKEKSPIRQPIDNLTPEERDARTVFCMQLAARIRARDLEDFFSAVGKVRDVRMISDRNSRRSKGIAYIEFVDSSSVPLAIGLTGQRLLGVPIIVQASQAEKNRAAAAANNLQKGSSGPMRLYVGSLHFNITEEMLRGIFEPFGKIEGIQLMMDSETGRSKGYGFISFADAECAKKALEQLNGFELAGRPMKVGHVTERSDSSTASSFLDNDELERTGIDLGTTGRLQLMARLAEGTGLKIPPAAQQALQMTGSIPFGNMSSQQSVPTPASNQALNLPSQPLATHCLQLSNLFNPQAENDPTWATEIQDDVIEECNKHGGIVHIYVDKNSTQGNVYVKCPSIPAAMATVNALHGRWFAGKMITAAYVPLPTYHNLFPDSVTAKQLLMPTRR; from the exons ATGGCTGATGATTTTGACGTTGAGGCCATGCTGGAGGCTCCATACAGAAAG GATGAGATCAAGTCCTCTCATGCAAATGGCCATGATGACCAGAATAAAAA GAAAAGGAGGAGCAGAAGTAGGAGCCGGAGCCCAGGCTCtaagaaaagaagaagcagaagcaaagacaaaaagaagggTAAGAAGAGGAGCCGGAGCCGAGAAAGAAAACGAAGCCGCAGCAGAGAGCGCCATCGCAGCGGCTCCCGGAGCAAGGAACGATCTGGCCGTTACAGAGCACGAAAGAGCCCCAT TCGCAAACGTTCCAAAAGTCGGAGCCCcttcaaaaaggaaaagagtcCCATCAG GCAACCAATTGACAATCTAACACCTGAGGAGCGGGATGCACGCACAGTTTTCTGTATGCAGCTCGCTGCCAGAATCAGAGCTCGGGACCTGGAAGACTTTTTCTCAGCTGTCGGAAAA GTCAGAGACGTGAGAATGATCTCAGACAGAAACTCAAGGAGGTCAAAGGGCATCGCATACATCGAGTTTGTGGACTCCTCTTCTGTGCCTCTGGCGATCGGACTGACCGGCCAGAGGCTTTTAGGAGTTCCCATCATCGTCCAGGCCTCTCAG gcagagaaaaacagagctgcagCGGCTGCTAACAATTTACAGAAGGGCAGTTCAGGTCCGATGCGGCTGTACGTGGGCTCGCTGCATTTCAACATCACCGAAGAAATGCTTCGAGGGATCTTTGAGCCCTTTGGAAAG attGAGGGAATCCAGCTCATGATGGACAGTGAGACTGGACGATCCAAAGGATATGGCTTCATATCG TTTGCAGATGCAGAATGTGCAAAAAAGGCCCTGGAGCAGCTGAACGGCTTCGAGCTGGCCGGGCGTCCGATGAAGGTGGGGCATGTGACGGAGCGCTCAGACTCCTCGACGGCCAGTTCCTTCCTGGACAACGACGAACTAGAGAGGACCGGCATCGACCTGGGCACCACCGGGCGTTTACAGCTAATGGCTCGACTAGCAGaag GAACTGGTCTGAAGATCCCCCCCGCTGCTCAGCAGGCTCTGCAGATGACTGGGTCCATACCGTTTGGAAACATGTCTTCTCAACAAT CTGTCCCAACTCCAGCTTCAAACCAAGCCTTGAACCTCCCATCACAGCCGCTGGCCACACACTGCCTCCAGCTGTCCAACCTGTTCAACCCACAAGC GGAAAACGATCCCACCTGGGCCACTGAGATCCAAGACGATGTGATCGAGGAGTGCAACAAACACGGAGGAATAGTTCACATTTATGTGGATAAGAACTCAACTCAA GGTAATGTGTATGTGAAGTGTCCCTCGATACCAGCAGCGATGGCAACTGTAAATGCACTTCATGGACGCTGGTTTGCAG GCAAAATGATAACAGCTGCCTACGTTCCCTTACCCACCTACCACAACCTTTTCCCTGATTCCGTAACGGCGAAGCAGCTTCTTATGCCGACACGTCGATAG
- the rbm39b gene encoding RNA-binding protein 39b isoform X4, with product MQLAARIRARDLEDFFSAVGKVRDVRMISDRNSRRSKGIAYIEFVDSSSVPLAIGLTGQRLLGVPIIVQASQAEKNRAAAAANNLQKGSSGPMRLYVGSLHFNITEEMLRGIFEPFGKIEGIQLMMDSETGRSKGYGFISFADAECAKKALEQLNGFELAGRPMKVGHVTERSDSSTASSFLDNDELERTGIDLGTTGRLQLMARLAEGTGLKIPPAAQQALQMTGSIPFGNMSSQQSVPTPASNQALNLPSQPLATHCLQLSNLFNPQAENDPTWATEIQDDVIEECNKHGGIVHIYVDKNSTQGNVYVKCPSIPAAMATVNALHGRWFAGKMITAAYVPLPTYHNLFPDSVTAKQLLMPTRR from the exons ATGCAGCTCGCTGCCAGAATCAGAGCTCGGGACCTGGAAGACTTTTTCTCAGCTGTCGGAAAA GTCAGAGACGTGAGAATGATCTCAGACAGAAACTCAAGGAGGTCAAAGGGCATCGCATACATCGAGTTTGTGGACTCCTCTTCTGTGCCTCTGGCGATCGGACTGACCGGCCAGAGGCTTTTAGGAGTTCCCATCATCGTCCAGGCCTCTCAG gcagagaaaaacagagctgcagCGGCTGCTAACAATTTACAGAAGGGCAGTTCAGGTCCGATGCGGCTGTACGTGGGCTCGCTGCATTTCAACATCACCGAAGAAATGCTTCGAGGGATCTTTGAGCCCTTTGGAAAG attGAGGGAATCCAGCTCATGATGGACAGTGAGACTGGACGATCCAAAGGATATGGCTTCATATCG TTTGCAGATGCAGAATGTGCAAAAAAGGCCCTGGAGCAGCTGAACGGCTTCGAGCTGGCCGGGCGTCCGATGAAGGTGGGGCATGTGACGGAGCGCTCAGACTCCTCGACGGCCAGTTCCTTCCTGGACAACGACGAACTAGAGAGGACCGGCATCGACCTGGGCACCACCGGGCGTTTACAGCTAATGGCTCGACTAGCAGaag GAACTGGTCTGAAGATCCCCCCCGCTGCTCAGCAGGCTCTGCAGATGACTGGGTCCATACCGTTTGGAAACATGTCTTCTCAACAAT CTGTCCCAACTCCAGCTTCAAACCAAGCCTTGAACCTCCCATCACAGCCGCTGGCCACACACTGCCTCCAGCTGTCCAACCTGTTCAACCCACAAGC GGAAAACGATCCCACCTGGGCCACTGAGATCCAAGACGATGTGATCGAGGAGTGCAACAAACACGGAGGAATAGTTCACATTTATGTGGATAAGAACTCAACTCAA GGTAATGTGTATGTGAAGTGTCCCTCGATACCAGCAGCGATGGCAACTGTAAATGCACTTCATGGACGCTGGTTTGCAG GCAAAATGATAACAGCTGCCTACGTTCCCTTACCCACCTACCACAACCTTTTCCCTGATTCCGTAACGGCGAAGCAGCTTCTTATGCCGACACGTCGATAG
- the rbm39b gene encoding RNA-binding protein 39b isoform X2 has product MADDFDVEAMLEAPYRKDEIKSSHANGHDDQNKKKRRSRSRSRSPGSKKRRSRSKDKKKGKKRSRSRERKRSRSRERHRSGSRSKERSGRYRARKSPIRKRSKSRSPFKKEKSPISNTTSKFDVAQMRDYQENQKTHRQPIDNLTPEERDARTVFCMQLAARIRARDLEDFFSAVGKVRDVRMISDRNSRRSKGIAYIEFVDSSSVPLAIGLTGQRLLGVPIIVQASQAEKNRAAAAANNLQKGSSGPMRLYVGSLHFNITEEMLRGIFEPFGKIEGIQLMMDSETGRSKGYGFISFADAECAKKALEQLNGFELAGRPMKVGHVTERSDSSTASSFLDNDELERTGIDLGTTGRLQLMARLAEGTGLKIPPAAQQALQMTGSIPFGNMSSQQSSNQALNLPSQPLATHCLQLSNLFNPQAENDPTWATEIQDDVIEECNKHGGIVHIYVDKNSTQGNVYVKCPSIPAAMATVNALHGRWFAGKMITAAYVPLPTYHNLFPDSVTAKQLLMPTRR; this is encoded by the exons ATGGCTGATGATTTTGACGTTGAGGCCATGCTGGAGGCTCCATACAGAAAG GATGAGATCAAGTCCTCTCATGCAAATGGCCATGATGACCAGAATAAAAA GAAAAGGAGGAGCAGAAGTAGGAGCCGGAGCCCAGGCTCtaagaaaagaagaagcagaagcaaagacaaaaagaagggTAAGAAGAGGAGCCGGAGCCGAGAAAGAAAACGAAGCCGCAGCAGAGAGCGCCATCGCAGCGGCTCCCGGAGCAAGGAACGATCTGGCCGTTACAGAGCACGAAAGAGCCCCAT TCGCAAACGTTCCAAAAGTCGGAGCCCcttcaaaaaggaaaagagtcCCATCAG CAATACCACCAGCAAGTTTGATGTAGCTCAGATGCGTGATTATCAAGAAAATCAAAAGACTCACAG GCAACCAATTGACAATCTAACACCTGAGGAGCGGGATGCACGCACAGTTTTCTGTATGCAGCTCGCTGCCAGAATCAGAGCTCGGGACCTGGAAGACTTTTTCTCAGCTGTCGGAAAA GTCAGAGACGTGAGAATGATCTCAGACAGAAACTCAAGGAGGTCAAAGGGCATCGCATACATCGAGTTTGTGGACTCCTCTTCTGTGCCTCTGGCGATCGGACTGACCGGCCAGAGGCTTTTAGGAGTTCCCATCATCGTCCAGGCCTCTCAG gcagagaaaaacagagctgcagCGGCTGCTAACAATTTACAGAAGGGCAGTTCAGGTCCGATGCGGCTGTACGTGGGCTCGCTGCATTTCAACATCACCGAAGAAATGCTTCGAGGGATCTTTGAGCCCTTTGGAAAG attGAGGGAATCCAGCTCATGATGGACAGTGAGACTGGACGATCCAAAGGATATGGCTTCATATCG TTTGCAGATGCAGAATGTGCAAAAAAGGCCCTGGAGCAGCTGAACGGCTTCGAGCTGGCCGGGCGTCCGATGAAGGTGGGGCATGTGACGGAGCGCTCAGACTCCTCGACGGCCAGTTCCTTCCTGGACAACGACGAACTAGAGAGGACCGGCATCGACCTGGGCACCACCGGGCGTTTACAGCTAATGGCTCGACTAGCAGaag GAACTGGTCTGAAGATCCCCCCCGCTGCTCAGCAGGCTCTGCAGATGACTGGGTCCATACCGTTTGGAAACATGTCTTCTCAACAAT CTTCAAACCAAGCCTTGAACCTCCCATCACAGCCGCTGGCCACACACTGCCTCCAGCTGTCCAACCTGTTCAACCCACAAGC GGAAAACGATCCCACCTGGGCCACTGAGATCCAAGACGATGTGATCGAGGAGTGCAACAAACACGGAGGAATAGTTCACATTTATGTGGATAAGAACTCAACTCAA GGTAATGTGTATGTGAAGTGTCCCTCGATACCAGCAGCGATGGCAACTGTAAATGCACTTCATGGACGCTGGTTTGCAG GCAAAATGATAACAGCTGCCTACGTTCCCTTACCCACCTACCACAACCTTTTCCCTGATTCCGTAACGGCGAAGCAGCTTCTTATGCCGACACGTCGATAG